The Verrucomicrobium spinosum DSM 4136 = JCM 18804 genome includes a region encoding these proteins:
- a CDS encoding diflavin oxidoreductase yields MTTVPIIPESAPFTSDQRAWLNGFLAGILSQGQSGAPALRSPAPAVEKLPLLIAFGSQSGNAESLAKKLVKEASGRGFAARAAGLDALQPAGLAAEKNVLIITSTWGEGDMPDNAAGFWDGLNQNGSSPKLDGLRYSVLALGDLNYGDTFCLAGRKLDERLEQLGAARIHPRVDCDVEYDELAKSWSEGVFKSLESAGPATSGAVVEAPAPAAAPAKEEATGHSKKNPFPAALIGNLELNQQGSSKDTRHIAFSLKDSGLVYETGDALGVFTQNCPEVVATIIAAHGLDPETPVSLPDGGEAPLKTALQTAYEVRNLLGITPEKSPAATDFVSGLRKLQPRLYSIASSPKAHPDEVHLCVGAVRYEKDGVAHKGVCSTFLADRLEVGATTGVFVHTAKHFRVPADASKPMIMVGPGTGIAPFRAFLEEREATGAPGKNWLFFGDQKESTDFLYRSQIQAWHKSGFLTRLDLAFSRDQTEKIYVQTRMIEHAAELWRWLEEGAHFYVCGDASRMAKDVDAALHTIIQQQGGKSADEAAAYVADLKKTKRYARDVY; encoded by the coding sequence ATGACCACCGTTCCCATCATTCCTGAGAGCGCCCCCTTCACCTCTGATCAACGAGCCTGGCTCAACGGCTTCCTGGCCGGCATCCTCAGCCAGGGGCAGAGCGGTGCCCCTGCACTGCGCAGCCCGGCTCCAGCCGTGGAGAAGCTCCCGCTCCTCATCGCATTCGGCAGCCAGAGCGGCAATGCTGAGTCCCTTGCCAAGAAGCTGGTCAAGGAAGCCTCCGGTCGTGGCTTTGCCGCACGCGCAGCGGGTCTGGACGCCCTGCAACCCGCGGGGCTGGCCGCAGAGAAGAACGTGCTCATCATCACCAGCACCTGGGGTGAAGGCGACATGCCGGACAATGCCGCGGGCTTCTGGGACGGACTCAATCAGAACGGCTCCTCCCCCAAGCTGGACGGCCTGCGCTACTCCGTGCTCGCCCTGGGGGATCTGAACTATGGCGACACGTTCTGCCTCGCAGGCCGCAAGCTGGACGAGCGCCTGGAGCAACTGGGTGCCGCCCGCATCCACCCGCGTGTGGACTGTGACGTCGAGTACGACGAACTGGCGAAGTCCTGGAGCGAGGGCGTCTTCAAGTCCCTGGAGTCCGCCGGTCCCGCCACCTCCGGTGCTGTGGTGGAAGCCCCCGCTCCCGCCGCCGCTCCTGCAAAGGAAGAGGCCACCGGACACTCGAAAAAGAACCCCTTCCCTGCCGCGCTCATCGGCAATCTGGAGCTCAATCAACAAGGCTCCTCCAAGGACACGCGCCACATCGCCTTCTCCCTGAAAGACAGCGGCCTGGTCTATGAGACCGGGGATGCCCTGGGCGTCTTCACCCAGAACTGCCCGGAAGTGGTCGCCACCATCATCGCCGCCCACGGGTTGGACCCTGAAACTCCCGTCTCCCTCCCTGACGGCGGCGAGGCCCCGCTCAAGACAGCCCTGCAGACCGCGTATGAAGTGCGCAACCTCCTGGGCATCACCCCGGAGAAGTCGCCTGCCGCCACGGACTTCGTCTCCGGGCTCCGCAAGCTGCAGCCCCGGCTCTACTCCATCGCCTCCAGCCCGAAGGCGCACCCGGATGAGGTGCACCTCTGCGTGGGTGCGGTGCGATATGAAAAAGACGGCGTGGCTCACAAGGGCGTCTGCTCCACCTTCCTGGCAGACCGTCTGGAAGTGGGTGCCACCACCGGCGTCTTCGTCCACACAGCCAAGCACTTCCGCGTGCCGGCCGATGCCTCCAAGCCGATGATCATGGTGGGCCCGGGCACGGGCATCGCCCCCTTCCGCGCCTTTCTTGAGGAGCGTGAAGCCACCGGGGCTCCAGGAAAGAACTGGCTCTTCTTCGGCGATCAGAAGGAGTCCACGGACTTCCTCTACCGCAGCCAGATCCAGGCCTGGCACAAGAGCGGGTTCCTCACCCGCCTGGACCTGGCCTTCTCCCGTGATCAAACGGAGAAAATCTATGTGCAGACCCGGATGATCGAGCACGCTGCCGAGCTCTGGCGCTGGCTGGAGGAAGGCGCGCACTTCTACGTGTGTGGCGATGCCTCCCGCATGGCCAAGGACGTGGACGCCGCACTCCACACCATCATCCAGCAGCAGGGCGGCAAGTCCGCCGATGAAGCCGCGGCCTACGTGGCAGACCTGAAGAAAACCAAACGCTATGCCCGCGATGTTTACTGA